The proteins below come from a single Agrobacterium vitis genomic window:
- a CDS encoding CopG family transcriptional regulator, whose protein sequence is MRTLIDLDDDAVVKLDRIARQEKISRAALIRQAVASLLEERQKPDLDHGFGLWKNQPDGLAYQQALRNEW, encoded by the coding sequence ATGAGAACATTGATTGATCTTGATGACGATGCCGTGGTGAAACTGGACCGGATTGCCCGCCAGGAAAAAATTTCCCGGGCAGCGTTGATCCGCCAAGCCGTGGCATCGTTGCTGGAAGAACGGCAGAAGCCTGATTTGGATCACGGCTTTGGTCTCTGGAAAAACCAGCCGGATGGCCTTGCCTATCAGCAGGCCTTGCGCAACGAATGGTAA
- the betI gene encoding transcriptional regulator BetI, which yields MPKLGMEPVRRKALVDAALKAIGTHGSLTVTMSEIARTAGVSPALAHHYFGSKQQLLIETIRSLLRQLQADAASALTAATTPRQRISAVIRISFQADQFAPDTVAAWLAFYSEAQRSEATRRLLVIYARRLRSNLVDALLPLASRSDAERIAEGTAAMIDGLYIRQSLRAAPLSIDASVTLVEDYVSGQLHAINLGEPRP from the coding sequence ATGCCGAAACTGGGAATGGAGCCGGTCAGACGAAAAGCCCTTGTCGATGCGGCCTTGAAAGCCATCGGCACGCATGGTTCGCTAACCGTCACCATGTCTGAAATTGCCCGCACTGCTGGGGTTTCTCCCGCTTTGGCCCATCATTATTTCGGCTCCAAGCAGCAATTGCTGATCGAAACGATCCGCTCGCTGTTGAGACAATTGCAAGCCGATGCCGCCAGCGCGCTGACCGCGGCAACCACCCCGCGCCAACGGATTAGCGCCGTGATCCGTATCAGCTTCCAGGCCGACCAGTTTGCGCCCGATACCGTGGCGGCCTGGCTTGCCTTTTATTCCGAAGCGCAACGCTCGGAAGCGACCCGCCGCCTGCTGGTGATCTATGCCCGGCGGTTGCGCTCCAATCTGGTCGACGCCCTGTTGCCTCTGGCCAGCCGGTCCGACGCCGAGCGTATTGCCGAAGGCACGGCAGCAATGATCGACGGGCTTTACATTCGCCAGAGCCTGCGGGCTGCACCGCTGTCCATTGATGCCTCTGTCACACTGGTGGAGGACTATGTCAGCGGGCAGTTACATGCCATTAACCTTGGGGAGCCCAGACCGTGA
- a CDS encoding glutathione S-transferase family protein, giving the protein MLTIWGRKSSSNVQALMWCIGELGLDYVRHDVGHRYGGNDTPEFLAMNPNGTVPVLQDGNSDPLFETGAILRYLASRYASSPFWPDDLAGRTRVDMWAEWSKVNIAQEFTYPIFWRVVRTAPKDRDPSAIAKAMGVLGAKLDIAEQRLAHHTYLVGDELTLADIQFGHVLFRYFDIDITRPERPALHRYYQNLTTRPAFREHVMVSYEELRVL; this is encoded by the coding sequence ATGCTGACGATCTGGGGCCGAAAATCCTCCTCAAACGTGCAAGCGCTGATGTGGTGCATTGGCGAACTTGGTCTTGACTATGTTCGTCATGATGTTGGCCATCGCTATGGGGGCAATGACACGCCGGAATTTCTGGCGATGAACCCAAATGGCACGGTGCCAGTTCTGCAAGATGGCAATAGTGACCCTCTGTTTGAGACAGGGGCTATCCTTCGCTATCTCGCCAGCCGTTATGCATCGTCGCCATTCTGGCCAGATGATCTGGCGGGTCGCACCCGGGTTGATATGTGGGCGGAATGGTCCAAAGTGAATATTGCGCAAGAGTTTACCTATCCCATATTCTGGCGCGTGGTGCGCACTGCGCCAAAAGATCGTGATCCTAGCGCCATTGCAAAAGCCATGGGCGTGCTGGGCGCAAAGCTGGATATTGCCGAACAACGGCTGGCACACCACACCTATCTGGTGGGTGATGAACTGACCTTGGCTGACATTCAATTCGGCCATGTGCTGTTTCGCTATTTCGATATCGATATCACCCGGCCAGAGCGCCCCGCCCTTCACCGCTATTATCAAAACCTGACCACGCGCCCCGCGTTTCGCGAGCATGTGATGGTGTCTTACGAAGAATTGCGAGTTTTATGA
- a CDS encoding type II toxin-antitoxin system VapC family toxin — translation MVKALFDTNILIDFLNGKEPARQELSLYEEKAISMVTWMEVMVGASDENGQATAAFLRSFRCIAIDQTVAERAVALRRAHRLKLPDAIVWASAQAHDMLLVTRDTKDLPDSHPGIRIPYRL, via the coding sequence ATGGTAAAAGCGCTGTTCGATACCAATATCCTGATCGATTTTCTGAACGGCAAGGAACCAGCCAGGCAGGAGCTTTCGCTTTACGAGGAAAAGGCGATCAGCATGGTGACCTGGATGGAGGTCATGGTTGGCGCATCCGATGAGAACGGGCAAGCGACCGCTGCTTTTCTGCGCAGTTTTCGCTGCATTGCTATCGATCAGACCGTGGCCGAGCGTGCAGTTGCGTTGAGGCGTGCGCATCGGCTGAAACTGCCTGACGCGATTGTCTGGGCAAGTGCTCAGGCCCATGACATGCTGCTGGTAACTCGCGATACCAAGGATTTGCCGGACAGCCATCCCGGCATCCGCATTCCCTATCGGCTGTGA
- the betC gene encoding choline-sulfatase, which produces MTRANILIIMVDQLNGTLFADGPADWLHAPHLKALAARSARFQNNYTSSPLCAPARASFMAGQLPSRTQVYDNAAEYVSSIPTYAHHLRRAGYYTALSGKMHFVGPDQLHGFEERLTTDIYPADFGWTPDYRKPGERIDWWYHNLGSVTGAGVAETTNQMEYDDEVAFLANQKLYHLSRESDDADRRPWCLTVSFTHPHDPYVARKKYWDLYEDCAHLLPKVGALEDQDPHSKRLIYACDYDNFNVTEEDIRRSRRAYFANISYIDDKVGELIDTLTRTRMLDNTAILFCSDHGDMLGERGLWFKMNFFEGSARVPLMVAGPGITPGLHQAPTSNLDVTPTLCDLAGISMDEVMPWTDGISLKGMIGGEARTAPVLMEYAAEGSYAPMVCIREGQWKYVHCALDPDQLFDLGSDPQELTNLAADPAYADVLADFITKRKARWDMARFDAAVRESQARRWVVYEALRNGAYYPWDHQPLQKASERYMRNHMDLNVLEESKRYPRGE; this is translated from the coding sequence GTGACCAGAGCCAATATTCTCATCATCATGGTCGATCAGCTCAACGGCACACTGTTTGCCGATGGCCCGGCAGACTGGCTGCATGCGCCGCATTTGAAAGCGCTGGCGGCGCGCTCCGCCCGGTTTCAAAACAATTATACCTCCTCGCCACTCTGCGCTCCTGCCCGCGCCTCCTTCATGGCCGGACAATTGCCCAGCCGCACGCAGGTTTATGACAATGCGGCGGAATATGTGTCGTCCATACCCACTTACGCCCATCATTTGCGCCGTGCGGGTTATTACACAGCGCTTTCGGGCAAGATGCATTTTGTGGGGCCGGATCAATTGCATGGCTTTGAAGAACGGCTGACCACCGACATTTACCCTGCCGATTTCGGCTGGACGCCGGATTATCGCAAACCCGGTGAGCGGATTGACTGGTGGTATCACAATCTCGGCTCGGTGACGGGCGCTGGCGTTGCCGAAACTACCAACCAGATGGAATATGATGACGAAGTGGCGTTTCTGGCCAATCAGAAACTCTACCATCTGAGCCGTGAGAGTGATGATGCAGATCGCCGCCCGTGGTGCCTCACCGTTTCTTTCACCCATCCGCATGACCCTTACGTGGCCCGCAAAAAATACTGGGATCTCTATGAGGATTGCGCCCATCTTCTGCCCAAAGTTGGCGCATTGGAGGATCAGGACCCCCATTCCAAGCGACTGATCTACGCCTGTGATTATGACAATTTCAACGTCACAGAAGAAGACATCCGCCGCTCGCGTCGCGCCTATTTCGCCAATATCTCCTATATTGATGATAAAGTGGGCGAGTTGATCGACACGCTGACCCGCACAAGGATGCTGGACAACACCGCCATCCTGTTCTGCTCCGACCACGGCGATATGCTGGGCGAGCGGGGCCTGTGGTTCAAGATGAATTTCTTTGAAGGTTCTGCCCGCGTGCCGCTGATGGTCGCTGGTCCCGGCATTACGCCCGGCCTGCATCAGGCCCCAACCTCCAATCTGGATGTGACGCCAACGCTGTGCGATCTGGCTGGAATTTCGATGGATGAGGTCATGCCCTGGACCGATGGCATAAGCCTCAAGGGCATGATCGGTGGCGAGGCCCGCACCGCGCCCGTGTTGATGGAATATGCCGCCGAAGGCTCCTATGCGCCGATGGTCTGCATCCGCGAGGGGCAATGGAAATATGTACATTGTGCGCTCGATCCCGACCAATTGTTTGATCTTGGGAGCGATCCGCAAGAACTGACCAATCTGGCCGCTGATCCGGCTTATGCCGATGTTCTGGCCGATTTCATCACCAAGCGGAAAGCCCGCTGGGACATGGCCCGCTTTGATGCGGCGGTGCGCGAAAGCCAAGCCCGCCGCTGGGTGGTTTATGAGGCGCTGCGCAACGGTGCCTATTACCCATGGGATCACCAGCCGCTGCAAAAGGCATCCGAGCGCTACATGCGCAACCATATGGACTTGAATGTGCTGGAAGAGAGCAAACGCTATCCGAGGGGAGAATGA
- a CDS encoding phosphatidylglycerol lysyltransferase domain-containing protein: MVNALETDVSIKPGRFFLVAGIGLGWHAASKLLRLVLALGLAALSLLSIEFLLEPLAELGLVYKLHQDIGGASLATLSLLGAIAAGRVVQQQIRPVRAGASPAHTQLAGRIVRENSRAAAGLVALGDKQVLFSDAGDAFIMYARRGRRFVVLFDPVGPRAAWPHLVTKLLKEAKACGCRVAFYQVSPDFLPVAADAGLRLFKLGDQAIVDLHRFDLKGGDWLKLRRSINRAERDGLEFSIVPPAEVAGLLDELAYVSDVWLAHHKAGEKGFSLGTFQRCYLCAHPVAIIRLEGRIVAFANILTTETKQDAFIDLMRHLPGTHRGMMDLLFVKIMLHLKAEGYRQLDMGMAPLSGLSDRASAPLWHRLGRLVYENGERLYNFKGVHAFKAKFDPDWQPRYLAVSDRRQALPAVVDTALLISGGIKKLVRR, encoded by the coding sequence ATGGTGAATGCATTGGAAACCGACGTTTCAATCAAGCCCGGACGATTTTTCCTGGTTGCCGGGATAGGTCTTGGCTGGCATGCGGCCAGCAAGCTCTTGCGCCTTGTGTTGGCGCTTGGCCTTGCGGCTTTGTCGCTGCTGTCGATTGAATTCCTGCTGGAGCCCCTGGCGGAGCTTGGCCTCGTTTACAAACTGCATCAGGATATTGGCGGCGCGAGCTTAGCGACGCTGTCATTGCTGGGTGCCATCGCGGCTGGCCGTGTTGTTCAGCAGCAGATCAGGCCGGTTCGGGCGGGTGCATCACCTGCTCATACACAATTGGCTGGGCGCATCGTGCGGGAAAATTCCCGGGCGGCGGCAGGCCTGGTGGCGCTTGGCGACAAACAGGTGCTGTTTTCTGACGCGGGCGATGCGTTTATAATGTATGCGCGTCGTGGCCGTCGGTTCGTCGTGTTGTTCGACCCGGTCGGGCCACGGGCTGCCTGGCCGCATCTGGTGACGAAATTGCTGAAAGAGGCAAAGGCTTGCGGCTGCCGCGTTGCCTTCTACCAGGTCTCCCCGGATTTTCTGCCTGTTGCGGCGGATGCGGGCCTGCGACTGTTCAAGCTGGGCGATCAGGCGATTGTCGATCTGCATCGCTTCGACCTGAAGGGTGGCGACTGGCTGAAGCTGCGCCGCTCGATCAACCGCGCCGAGCGCGACGGACTGGAGTTTTCCATCGTGCCGCCAGCCGAGGTGGCGGGGCTGCTGGATGAGTTGGCTTACGTTTCGGATGTCTGGCTGGCTCATCACAAGGCCGGAGAAAAGGGCTTTTCGCTTGGCACGTTCCAGCGCTGCTATCTCTGCGCCCATCCAGTTGCCATCATTCGTCTTGAAGGCCGGATTGTCGCCTTTGCCAATATTCTGACCACCGAGACAAAACAGGACGCCTTCATCGACCTGATGCGGCATCTGCCCGGCACGCATCGTGGTATGATGGACCTGCTGTTCGTGAAGATCATGCTGCATCTGAAAGCGGAAGGCTATCGCCAGCTCGACATGGGCATGGCGCCGCTGTCCGGCCTGTCGGACCGAGCGTCCGCCCCGCTTTGGCACCGCCTTGGCCGTCTGGTCTATGAAAACGGCGAGCGGCTCTATAATTTCAAGGGCGTCCACGCCTTCAAGGCTAAGTTCGATCCCGACTGGCAACCCCGCTATCTTGCCGTCAGCGACCGGCGTCAAGCATTGCCCGCCGTGGTCGATACCGCGCTGCTGATCAGCGGCGGGATCAAAAAACTGGTGCGGCGATAG
- the betA gene encoding choline dehydrogenase has protein sequence MHQADFIIIGSGSAGAAMAYRLSEDGKHTVIVLEFGGSDIGPFVQMPAALAFPMNMNRYNWGYVTEPEPHLNNRRMIAPRGKVVGGSSSINGMVYVRGHAEDFNRWDELGATGWSYADVLPYFKRMEHSHGGEEGWRGTDGPLHVRRGEVKNPLYQAFIDAGAQAGFPVTEDYNGRQQEGFGLMEQTSWQGRRWSTANAYLKPALKRDNCRLIRCFARKIVLEGRRAVGVEVEIAGKIEVIRANREVIVAASAFNSPKLLLLSGIGPAAHLREMGIDVVADRPGVGQNLQDHLEYYHQFKSKLPITLHSKNNWFWKGVVGAQWLFFKTGLGTSNQFEAAAFIRSSAGVKWPDLQYHFLPIAVSYDGKSSVEGHGFQAHVGYNMSKSRGSVTLRSPDVKDAPVLRFNYMSDPEDWIKFRHAVRITREIFAQKAFDPYRESEIAPGSKVQTNDEIDAFLREHLEGAYHPCGTAKMGNKDDPMAVVDPTCKVIGVEGLRVADSSIFPHVTYGNLNGPSIMTGEKASDHILGRDPLPRSNQEPWINPTWQVSDR, from the coding sequence ATGCATCAGGCAGATTTCATCATCATCGGTTCCGGCTCGGCAGGCGCGGCCATGGCCTATCGCCTGTCAGAAGATGGCAAGCACACGGTCATCGTGCTGGAATTCGGCGGCTCAGACATTGGCCCCTTTGTGCAAATGCCAGCCGCCCTTGCCTTCCCGATGAATATGAACCGCTACAATTGGGGATATGTCACCGAGCCGGAACCACACCTCAACAATCGCCGCATGATTGCGCCGCGTGGCAAGGTGGTGGGCGGGTCGTCCTCCATCAATGGCATGGTCTATGTGCGCGGCCATGCGGAGGATTTTAACCGTTGGGACGAGCTCGGAGCGACTGGTTGGTCCTATGCCGATGTGCTGCCTTACTTCAAGCGCATGGAGCATTCTCATGGCGGTGAAGAGGGCTGGCGCGGCACCGATGGTCCCCTGCATGTACGCCGGGGCGAGGTGAAAAATCCGCTATATCAGGCATTTATTGATGCCGGAGCGCAGGCCGGATTTCCCGTGACCGAGGATTACAATGGCCGACAACAGGAAGGCTTTGGCCTGATGGAGCAAACCAGTTGGCAAGGCCGTCGCTGGTCCACCGCCAATGCCTATCTGAAACCGGCACTGAAGCGCGACAATTGCCGCCTGATCCGCTGTTTTGCCCGCAAGATCGTGCTGGAAGGCCGCCGCGCTGTGGGCGTAGAAGTGGAAATTGCTGGCAAGATCGAGGTGATCCGCGCCAACCGCGAGGTGATTGTTGCCGCCTCCGCCTTCAACTCGCCGAAACTGCTGCTGCTCTCCGGCATTGGCCCGGCGGCACATTTGCGCGAAATGGGCATTGATGTGGTGGCGGATCGGCCCGGTGTTGGCCAGAACCTGCAAGACCATCTGGAATATTACCACCAGTTCAAATCAAAATTGCCCATCACCCTGCATTCCAAAAACAACTGGTTCTGGAAGGGCGTGGTCGGCGCGCAGTGGCTGTTTTTCAAAACCGGTCTTGGCACCTCCAACCAGTTCGAGGCCGCCGCCTTTATCCGCTCAAGCGCGGGCGTGAAATGGCCCGACCTGCAATACCACTTCCTGCCGATTGCCGTGTCGTATGATGGCAAATCGTCAGTGGAGGGCCATGGCTTTCAGGCCCATGTCGGCTATAACATGTCGAAATCGCGTGGCTCTGTTACCTTGCGTTCACCGGATGTCAAAGACGCTCCCGTATTGCGGTTCAACTATATGAGTGATCCGGAAGACTGGATAAAATTCCGCCACGCCGTGCGGATCACCCGCGAGATTTTTGCGCAAAAAGCCTTTGATCCCTATCGGGAATCCGAAATCGCGCCGGGATCGAAAGTCCAAACCAATGACGAGATTGACGCCTTCCTGCGCGAACATCTGGAAGGGGCCTATCACCCCTGTGGCACAGCCAAAATGGGCAATAAAGATGATCCAATGGCCGTGGTCGATCCCACTTGCAAGGTGATTGGCGTCGAAGGCCTGCGCGTAGCAGATTCATCGATCTTTCCGCATGTCACCTATGGCAATCTCAACGGCCCATCGATCATGACTGGCGAGAAGGCATCAGATCATATTCTCGGCCGTGATCCCCTACCCCGCAGCAATCAGGAGCCGTGGATTAATCCGACTTGGCAGGTGAGTGATCGGTAA
- the betB gene encoding betaine-aldehyde dehydrogenase: MKAQPKASHFIDGEYVEDASGTVIDSIYPATGEVIARLHAATPAIVERAIAAAKRAQKEWAALSPTARGRVLKKAADIMRERNRELSELETLDTGKPIQETIVADPTSGADSFEFFGGIAAVGLNGSHIPLGNDFAYTKRVPLGVCVGIGAWNYPQQIACWKSAPALAAGNAMVFKPSEMTPLGALKIAEILIEAGAPKGVFNVIQGDRDTGPLLVNHPDVAKVSLTGSVPTGRKVAAAAAGHLKHVTMELGGKSPLIIFDDADIDSAISGAMLANFYSTGQVCSNGTRVFVHTTIKQVFLERLKARTEAIVIGDPQDEATQMGPLVSMAQREKVLSYIDKGKAEGATLITGGGIPNSAAGTGAFIQPTVFADVTDGMTIAREEIFGPVMCVLDFDDEADVITRANASEFGLAGGVFTADITRAHRVVDQLEAGTLWINTYNLCPVEMPFGGSKQSGFGRENSLAALEHYSELKTVYVGMGKCEAPY; the protein is encoded by the coding sequence ATGAAAGCCCAACCCAAAGCCTCCCACTTCATTGATGGCGAATACGTTGAAGACGCAAGCGGCACCGTGATTGACAGCATCTACCCCGCCACGGGTGAGGTGATTGCGCGGCTGCATGCGGCCACGCCTGCGATTGTGGAGCGGGCAATTGCAGCGGCCAAGCGGGCGCAGAAGGAATGGGCCGCTCTCAGCCCCACTGCCCGTGGCCGCGTGCTGAAAAAGGCCGCCGACATCATGCGCGAGCGTAACCGCGAATTATCGGAGCTGGAAACGCTGGACACGGGCAAGCCTATACAGGAAACCATCGTGGCAGACCCAACATCAGGCGCGGATAGTTTCGAGTTTTTTGGCGGTATCGCAGCGGTTGGACTCAACGGCAGCCATATTCCGCTGGGCAATGATTTTGCCTATACCAAACGGGTTCCCCTTGGCGTCTGTGTTGGCATTGGCGCGTGGAATTATCCGCAGCAGATCGCCTGCTGGAAATCGGCACCGGCCTTGGCCGCTGGCAATGCCATGGTGTTCAAGCCATCGGAAATGACGCCGCTGGGTGCGTTGAAGATTGCCGAGATTTTGATTGAGGCGGGTGCGCCAAAGGGCGTATTCAACGTCATTCAGGGCGATCGGGACACGGGACCGCTGCTGGTCAATCATCCCGATGTTGCCAAGGTGTCTTTGACAGGATCAGTGCCAACGGGACGGAAAGTTGCGGCTGCTGCGGCTGGGCATTTGAAGCATGTCACCATGGAGTTGGGCGGCAAATCGCCCCTGATCATATTTGATGATGCTGATATCGACAGCGCCATTTCCGGGGCAATGCTGGCGAATTTTTACTCCACTGGGCAGGTCTGCTCCAACGGCACGCGGGTGTTTGTGCACACGACTATTAAGCAGGTCTTCCTTGAGCGCTTGAAGGCCCGCACGGAAGCCATTGTGATTGGCGATCCGCAAGATGAGGCCACCCAGATGGGGCCTTTGGTGTCGATGGCGCAGCGGGAAAAGGTGCTGTCCTATATCGACAAGGGCAAGGCCGAGGGCGCGACGCTGATCACGGGCGGCGGCATTCCCAACAGCGCAGCGGGCACTGGTGCGTTTATTCAGCCCACCGTGTTTGCCGATGTAACGGACGGTATGACCATCGCCCGCGAAGAGATTTTTGGCCCGGTGATGTGCGTGCTGGATTTTGACGACGAGGCTGACGTGATTACTCGCGCCAATGCCTCGGAATTTGGCCTCGCAGGCGGCGTGTTTACCGCAGACATCACCCGCGCTCACCGCGTGGTGGATCAGCTGGAAGCCGGAACGCTGTGGATCAACACCTATAATCTCTGCCCGGTGGAAATGCCGTTTGGTGGCTCCAAGCAATCCGGCTTTGGCCGCGAAAATTCGCTGGCGGCGCTGGAGCATTATTCGGAATTGAAGACGGTTTATGTCGGCATGGGGAAGTGTGAAGCGCCGTATTGA